From the Silurus meridionalis isolate SWU-2019-XX chromosome 5, ASM1480568v1, whole genome shotgun sequence genome, one window contains:
- the aga gene encoding N(4)-(beta-N-acetylglucosaminyl)-L-asparaginase yields the protein MFITRVEKFRISAMIQTLLHAFLVSFLAADGTILPLVINTWGFENATVTAWYALQAGASPLDAVQKGCSVCEEEQCDGSVGYGGHPDETGETTLDALIMNGDTMEVGAVGDLRRVKNAVGVARAVMEHTQHTFLVGESASAFAQDMGFKSESLSTNDSMKTFTQWLSQKCQPNYRKNVFPDPSGTCGPYKPRAGVKPRQKRGFLNLRSHDTIGMIVIGQSGQLAAATSTNGASYKVPGRVGDSPIAGAGAYADSSVGGAAATGDGDLMMRFLPSFLAVELMRSGTEPTAACQTAIYRIKKHYPEAFGAIICANNTGGFGAACNKISGFTQFPFTVFNPQSNKAQVHKVDCV from the exons ATGTTTATAACTCGGGTAGAGAAGTTCAGGATTTCCGCCATGATTCAAACACTTTTACACGCGTTTCTAGTTTCTTTCCTCGCCGCAGACGGAACGATTTTACCGCTGGTGATAAACACGTGGGGCTTCGAGAACGCAACCGTCACAG CGTGGTATGCCCTGCAGGCAGGTGCATCTCCTCTGGACGCCGTACAGAaaggatgtagtgtgtgtgaagagGAGCAGTGTGACGGCAGCGTGGGTTACGGTGGACATCCTGATGAAACAGGAGAAACCACACTGGATGCTCTCATCATGAACGG TGATACGATGGAGGTGGGAGCAGTGGGAGATCTGAGGAGGGTGAAGAACGCAGTGGGCGTGGCCAGAGCCGTGATggaacacacacagcacacctTTTTAGTGGGAGAATCAG CTTCAGCGTTTGCTCAGGACATGGGCTTCAAATCTGAAAGTTTGTCCACTAACGATTCGATGAAGACTTTCACACAGTGGCTGAGTCAGAAATGTCAACCCAACTACAGGAAG AATGTTTTTCCGGATCCTTCTGGGACGTGTGGTCCGTACAAACCCCGAGCAGGAGTGAAGCCGAGGCAGAAGCGTGGATTCCTGAACCTTCGCTCCCACGACACCATCG GTATGATTGTGATTGGACAAAGCGGTCAGCTGGCTGCTGCAACGTCTACCAACGGAGCGTCCTATAAAGTTCCagg CCGTGTCGGAGATTCTCCAATAGCAGGAGCCGGAGCGTATGCAGACAGTTCAGTAGGGGGCGCTGCAGCGACAGGGGACGGTGACCTCATGATGCGTTTCCTGCCCAG TTTTTTAGCGGTGGAGTTGATGAGGTCAGGAACCGAGCCCACCGCCGCCTGTCAAACCGCCATCTACAGGATCAAGAAACATTACCCAGAAGCCTTTGGGGCAATCATCTGTGCCAACAACACGGGTGGATTCG gtGCAGCATGTAATAAAATCTCCGGCTTCACACAGTTTCCCTTCACCGTGTTTAATCCACAGAGCAACAAAGCACAAGTACACAAAGTCGACTGTGTTTAA